The Longimicrobiales bacterium genome includes a window with the following:
- a CDS encoding DUF4260 domain-containing protein — translation MRASMESLDHPVAELPGTVSGAIRHWLRIEGVAALVIAVLIFARLEYSWALFAILFLAPDVSFAGYLAGPRAGAAAYNLLHSHAGPLLLGIVLLSTGHSLAVPLIWVAHVGFDRALGYGLKYPTAFSHTHLGRIGR, via the coding sequence GTGCGCGCGTCCATGGAGAGCCTGGACCACCCGGTGGCGGAGCTCCCGGGTACAGTGAGTGGCGCCATTCGCCACTGGCTGCGGATCGAGGGCGTGGCCGCACTCGTTATCGCGGTGCTGATCTTTGCGCGCCTCGAGTACTCATGGGCACTCTTTGCCATTCTGTTTCTTGCGCCGGACGTAAGCTTCGCCGGCTACCTCGCGGGGCCGCGCGCGGGCGCGGCCGCCTACAACCTGCTGCACAGTCATGCCGGCCCGCTGCTGCTCGGCATCGTGCTGCTGTCGACCGGCCACAGTCTTGCCGTCCCGCTGATCTGGGTCGCCCACGTCGGCTTCGACCGCGCGCTCGGCTACGGCCTGAAGTATCCGACCGCATTCTCGCACACTCACCTGGGTCGCATCGGGCGGTGA